ctcatgtTGATTGCTCGGTCTCATTCTTACTACAGTTAAGGAATGTTTAAAAACGAtagctaaaatatttaagtgttaggttatagtaaaatttacgTAACTATGACTAGTCGCATAATTACAACAACCGCATTTTATGGAActtcttgttttcttctttgagCATTCATGTATGATTAAATGACAAGAGATGATGCATTGATGTCAACATCTATGGTAGTACCATTAGAATGGAATCCAGCGGGACAAACCCAACAGGTTACTAACCATCGTcctcaaataaatattagttaGACATATAAGAATAAGTCATGTTGCACGAGTAGCtgaaaatttagttaattttatttaacataagATCATAAGcaaacaatattaaatttataaacataaaatttgagGCACTAAAAGAGTattttccaacttttcttAGGTTATATTGTGAGGTataaaaacattatgaaattgatatatttgtttttttctttaaagaatgAACAAAAACTTTTTATATCATGGCGGGAAAACCCCTCGAAAGGACAAGGAAATGTCCAAAGAGCCCCCATAACAATTAAAGAAGACCTACTCATATTGCCTGAGCGATAAAGTAGTACGTCAGGGCTATTTTCGTCATATAAATTTTCCATCCTCCTCTTCCCGCCATTACAAATCCCCAAAATTTCATCGTTCAATCAGAATAATCTGCTCAGATCGAAAGCCATTTCTCAGTCATCGGTTCATTCAGGTTCCGGATATGGAGGAAGAGGAGTTCGGCGAGGCTATCCGACCGGAATTTCCGACGGGACGAGTGAAGAAGATAATGAAGCTCGACAAGGACATTGGCAAAGTGAATTCAGAAGCCTTGTTTCTAGTTTCATGCGCCACCGAACTCTTCCTTAAGCTTCTAGCTGAAAAATCTGCAGAATCCGCCGCTGAGAAGAAACGGAAGACCGTGAAGCTTGAACACATTCGAATGGCCGTCAAAAGGCATCGCTCGATCAGTGATTTTCTTCTCGATTCGCTTCCTCTTCCGTCTCAGCCGTCGGATGCGCCGGCGAAGGACGAGAATCGCACTCGCGCTGTTGTTGATAAAGTGGCTCCTGAAGGAACGCGTCGAATCGATGATTTCTTTCGTCGGTCAACTAAGACAAAGTCGGCGGAGACCGAGTCATAGGCGCCCAATCTTCAACAGGCAAAAGCTTACAAGCACACTTTATGGCTTACTTTTTGGCGTTTTTTGTCTCGAGTTAGCAACTCCATATTTGACCATTAGAGGATAAAATTGTTTGTTACTGAACATTACATGACTTATACTATCTTGTtcatttcaacaaattttcatcttaattTCGCATAAGAACAACATTCAAAACTATGAACACTGAATTGATGCAGTTGAGATGAAGTTTGATACAATGTGGACAATCAAAACGAGGGGTGGTTGTGGTTGACTTTCACTCTCTGTGTATAAGCATTATTTTGTGGACCTAAATCGAGGTTTGTAcaggaaaaataattgaaatgaaaaaggaagtTAAAGACGGAATAATTACTCGAGTATCTTCTCTATTTTCCAATAAGACATAAGCTTATTCGCAGGCTTGAATGATTCCCTCAAACTTTATTCTGTGGGATTATCATTTTGAATGGCATTTGAACTTGAAGTTATGCAGTGAACTAAGGAGATATTGGGCCAGAAAATGTGGATACCACCGAAGCTGTTTCATCTCTGACATGAGAAACAAGGTTGTGTCGAAGAGCTATAGTTTGTCCAGGTGATTTTCTCCCTTCCTTCATAATAGAAATGCCTTGAGTTGCTGAATTTATGATGTTTGATTCCAATTGTTGGATTCCAAGAGAAATCCTTCTATTCGAAGCTATGGCATTGCTATAACCCCCATTAATACTAGCATTTGAAAGACGCCGACTGCTGGTGCTTGGCCTTGGTCCATAGAAGTTATCTGGCTGGATTATGACCTGTGTTTgcacctttttcttctcctgctAGAGAAAAAACCATCAtttaaaaccaaaccacctacaGAAAATTGGTAAATAGTTTTGCAGAAGAGTAGATAAAATTTTGTGGTGTGGGTATCGGGGAAAGAAGAGATCCGCTTTCACCATGTTGAGATTCATATTTAGAAGTCTGTGACCTTACTTGAGTAGATCTATTCTAAAGGTTTTACAACTGTATCCTTTAGTTCTAAAGattcatatttaaaagtatGCTGCAGGGAAACATTGAACTTACCCTTAGTCTcctcttctcctcctccttttCCTGTCTCATGGCATTGTATTCCTCCAACATTGCTAGCAAAGGCACCTGAAAATAGGACACATGTTTTTCCATAATTAACAGATAACTTTGTATTCTTGGCAAGGTGggagaaacaaagaaaaactactAAGTCTTAATTTTAGGGACAAGACATGGATGCTCTACATGCTTAAGTTTTGGTAATCTTGTATATCTACCAAAGTctgtttcatttgaaattgcctAAGAAGGTACTTCAATTGGTTTATCCcagcttttaattttctttctctaccTTGAATATCTGACCCTTTTAGATGTTTCTAGAAGatcatttataatatttagaaTCATTTTCTCTGATAACAAATACCTATATAGCTTACCTCATCATACAAGAACACTTTG
This DNA window, taken from Cucumis sativus cultivar 9930 chromosome 6, Cucumber_9930_V3, whole genome shotgun sequence, encodes the following:
- the LOC101207423 gene encoding DNA polymerase epsilon subunit C; protein product: MEEEEFGEAIRPEFPTGRVKKIMKLDKDIGKVNSEALFLVSCATELFLKLLAEKSAESAAEKKRKTVKLEHIRMAVKRHRSISDFLLDSLPLPSQPSDAPAKDENRTRAVVDKVAPEGTRRIDDFFRRSTKTKSAETES